Below is a window of Mycolicibacterium chitae DNA.
AATCCATTGCTCCCCAGAAGAAGTGAACAGGACTGACCTTGACGACGAACCGCGATCGGAATTGGCCGATGACGCGGTTGGCCTGCAGCAGTTGCCGCCAGAACAGGTTCGCGGCAGCGGGATCGTACGATGCCCGTTCGACGTCTTCGGCGAACGGCACGGCCGGCTCGACCTCGTTGGGGCGCGACTGGATCCGCGTGTCGAGTCCCAGCTCGTGTAGCGCCGCCATGACCTTGAAGTAGAAGTCCGCGACGGATTGCGCCTTGAGCTGGATGGATCGGCTCGCGCCGCTGCTACTTCGGATTCGCAGCTGGTGGTCGATGAAGTCGAACTCGATGTCGAAGGTGTCACCGCCGTGCGGGATCGCCGATGTGGTGAGTCCACGCGGCGTCACGTACAACGTGACTTGCCACCAGTGGCGACCAGCGGGGCGTGGGCGAGCCGAATCTTGCCGATGATCTGCGTCCACATGTGGAGCGTGTCGCGCGTCGGTGTCCAGTCGTCGACACGCAGACGGGGCCAGTTGTCGAGGCGCGAGTGCTCTGCCATCCCCCGACCCTACTGAGATGCGCATCACATGCAAACCCTGCTTCGCGGTGTCCCCGACATATCGGGTTTCGGGTTCTCCCACCGGCTCCAAAGTGTCTTCTCCCGAGACGGGATCCTCATCAACGTGTCGATCTACTGGTTGACGTCGACGATCGGCTCATCGATGCGGATGTATCGGGCGAACGCAACGGATCGGCCCTGCGCAGCGTGCCGGCGCGTCGAAGTGCCTTCGGGCTACTCGTTGTTCGCCGGCCACATCGTGCGGCCGCCGCACGACTGGCTGCATCGGACCCTCCGGAATCGCCAGTCGCGTGCGACACTGCAAACCGCGGCCACGGTCGGAACGGGAATGCACAGACACCGCCGCCACGTTGGACACTGCATGGTATCGAACACTTTGACCAGACGGTTCTCGACAGTAGTAGGTGGTGCCGCCGTCATCGCAATGATCGGCATCACCGCGGCATGCAGTACCGACAGCGAAACACCCGAGCAGTCACCAACGACCACCACGGAGTCCTCGCTGACACCGACCGAGAAGTCGATCAAGCCCGCCCCAGGGCCTTTCACTCCGCCGGTGACAGCGCCCCAGCAGACGGTCCGGGCTCCGAACGAGCCCATCGACCGCGGATGAGTACCCGCACTCGTTGACAAACGGGGGGAGCGGATCCTCAGGCGACGCTCTCGCCGGCGGTATCCCACAGGGCATCGATCTGCGCGTGTGCGCGTTCCAGGCTCTCCTGGGCCAAGGGTCGAAGGTGCGCCATACGGGCGTCGTCGGCGGCCATGGTCAGCTCGGCCACAATGATCTGCGGCTCCAAACCGGTAAGCGAAACCGCGTGTGCGATCCAGGATTCCGCGTGATCCCAGCCATGCTTGGGAGTGCCTCCCCGGTAGCCCCCGCCGCGGCTCTCGATCACGATGAACTCCGTCCCGGAGAGTAGGCCGGTGCCGTCCGAGGCGAAAGACAGTCCGCCGGCGACGATATGGTCGACCCACGTCTTCACCAGGCTGGGCGCGGCGTAGTTGTACAACGCCATGCCCAACACCACGGCGTCGGCGGCCTTGATCTCGTCGATCAGCTTCCTACTCAACGCGTAGGTCCGAGCTTCGGCGGGGTTGTGGTGCTCTGGCGGAGTCATCAACGCCAGACCGTTCGAACCATCCAGATGCGGTATGGGGTCGGCCGCCAGGTCGCGGTATGTCACCGTCCCAGCGGGATTGGCCACGAGCCACCGGGCAGCCGCTCGAGCCGTCAGCGCGCGGCTGACCGATCCCTCCACGCGGACCGAGGAGTCGATGTGCAGGAGTGTGCGCATGATCTGTCCTTCTGTATTTCGGGTGCCGGTCATCGAGGACTCGGGGCGGGATCAGCTGCGTGCAGAACGAAGTCGTAGCGGGCCACCAGGAAGGGTTCGTCCACCTGCCGACCGTCGGGGCCCGGGCCGGCAGGGTGCTCGGTGAAGCTGACGACGAGTTCGTCCTTGACGCCGAAGACGACGTCGGTGTCGAGATAGTCGGTGCCGTAGCGGAAAAGATGCGTGATCAGCGTGCGGTAACCGGGCGCCTCGAACAGACAGTGGACATGGGCGGGCCGGTATTCACTGATGTCCGTGGCACTGATCAGCCTTCCGACCGGCCCGTCCATGGGGATCGTGTATCCGATCGGGGTGATCGTGCGCACGCAGTACGTGCCGTCGGAGCGGGTGCAGTACTTGGCGCGGAGGCGTGCCTCGTCGAGCCCGGTGTACTGCGCTTCGTAGGTCCCGGTGGCGTCGGCCTGCCACACGTCGAGGATCGCGCCGGCGATCGGGGTGCCTGCGGTGTCGGTGACGGTGCCGGTGATGAACAGCGGTGTCCCTTCGACGCCGTCGGACATGTCGAATCCGAACGGGGCGGGCGGTGAGCCATCGATGTAGAACGGGCCGAGCACGGTCGCCGGGGTCGCCGGCGCCGGGAACCGGTTGTTCATCTGAACCACCAGCATGCTCAAGCCGAACACGTCGGAGGCCAGGATGAACTCCTGGCGCTTGTCGGTGCTGATCTCGCCGACCTCGGTGAGCCAGTCGATGGCGGCCATCCACTCCTCGGAGGTCAGCGCGACCTCGCGGGCATAGTCGTGGATGTGGCGGACAAGGACGCTCATGAGTTCGGCCGTACGCGGCGAGTACGCGGTGGACCAACGCTTGACGGCCAGATCGGTGATGTTGTCCTCGGTGACGAAAGTCATTGTGATTCCTCAATGTGCTCGTGATCGACCGTCGTCAGGATGACGTGGTGATGGGAATGCGGTGTCTCAGCGACTTCACCGATCATCCTGGCGCGGTCGCGCACCAGGGCCCAGGCAGCAGTTTTCCTAGCACCGCGAGGGCCACGCGGCGGAACTGCGTTACTTACAGAACATTTGGGTGCTAAAGGTGGTGCTGACACTGCCTGGATCCCCGTGCCCCGCACCCCCACGATCGTTGTGTGCCCGCTGAACCGGATCGCTACCGAGACTTCTTCAAGCAGACCGTGCTTTCCATCGCGCGGACAGTGCTTTTCGCCGCCGTGCTGCTCGTCGTGGTGGTGTATGTGATGTGACGCCGACCGCCATGTCAGACCACGTCGGGCACTTGGCACCCGCTCAACTCGTGCAACGCAGCTTCCGACGGCGAGCCAGGGTCGGCCCAGTAGACCACCATGATGTACTCGCTGCCGCGCAGGGCCAGCTGTTGGAAGTGCAGATCGAGCGGCCCGACCAGGGGGTGGTTGATCAACAGCAGGCCGCGGCCGTGACGCCCGACGTCATAGGTGGCCCATAGCGCGCGGAAGTCCGCGCTGTGACTGCACAACTCCTCGATCAACGCGTCCATCCCGGGATCGGGGTGGTGGCTTGCGAAGTCACGGAGCCAGCGCACCGCCCACGCGGTCAGGCCCTCCCAGTCCCGGCAGAACTCGCGCATGTCCTCGTCGAGGAACAGGCTGCGCACCGGGTTTCCCCCGACCGCGAAGCTCGCCGACAGCGCGGCGGCACACGCGTTGGCCATCACCACGGTTGCGGAACCGTCATGAATACACGCCGGAGACACCTGCCAGCTGTCGATCAGGGCCTGCAGGGCGGGATTCACCGGCCGTCGCGGCCTGACGACCGGGCGTCGGGATGTGGAGTGCGCCACCAGATGTCGCAGATATGCGGTCGCGTCGGGTGTGAGCCGTAAGGTGCCGGCGATGGCATCGAGGACCTGATCGGATGGTCGCTCGCGTCCTTGTTCGATGCGGTGGTAGTAGTCGACGCTGATACCGGCCAGGCTTGCCACTTCTTCCCGGCGCAGTCCGGTCACGCGGCGCCGGCTTCCCGTCGGTAGCCCTACATCGCGTGGTTGGACCTTGGCGCGATGCTGTCGGAGAAATTCCGCGAGAGCGGTGTTCCTGCTGGGCACTTCCTCAGGGTAGGTGGAGGATCATGCGGTCAGCAGCAGCAGAATTCACAGAACTTGATGTGCAAAACGCACTGTGGTCGGCCGTCGCAGGTGCGTTCAGCGCACCCCGTCGAAGGTGAGCGTCAGCAGTGCGTCGATGTGTTGCGGCTCGAGCGGCATGTCGTGGAACAGCCGATATTCGATGACGCCGTAGAGCACATCGCGCAGCGTGGCCACGTCGGCGTCGGGACGTATCTCGCCGCGCTGTTTCGCCAGGGCCGCCCGCGCGGTGAACCCTTTGATATTGGGTTCGATGACCTGCTCGAAGACCGCCTGCAACAGGTCGGGGTCGGACTGACCGGCGGCGATGACACCCCGGTACGCCGCTCCGAAACTGGTGGTTGCGATCAGGTCCACGATTCCGACCAGCTGCTCCCGCAGGTCGGTGACCATATCGCCGGTGTCAGGAAACACGACGACCGGATTGAGACTCTGGATCGCCGCTTCGAGCACCACCGCGCCCTTGGACGGCCACCAGCGGTAGATGGTCTGCTTACCGCAACCCGCCCGCTTGGCGATCGCCTCGACCGAGACGTTGTCGTAGCCGAGTTCGCCGACCAGGGCCAGCGCCGCCTCAAGAATCGCCCGCCGCGAGTGCTCGTTGCGTCGGCTGGGATCGGGTGGCGGCATGGCAGAACATTAACGCCCCACCGGCCCCAGAGACAACACGAGACGTACCGTCTTGACCCGAGACGAGACGTGTCGTAACGTTATGCGGTCGGCCGCGGTACCGGGCTAGGCATGGTTTCCATCAGTAGGACGCCGACGGTACACAAAATGGGAGATCCGATGTCAGTACTCACAGGCAAGGCGGCCCTCGTCACCGGGGCCACTTCGGGCATCGGCCGTGCCGGGGCACGGGCACTCGCCCGCGACGGCGCGCACGTGTTTCTCGTCGGGCGCCGCCAAGACGCACTCGATGACACCGTCACCGAAATTGGTTACCAAAAGGCCAGTGCCATTCGCGCCGACGTGACCCACCCGGCAGACCTCGCCCGCATCACGGCCGCCGTCGAGACCCGGGGAGGCGGGCTCGACATTGTCTTCGCCAATGCGGGTGTTGCCGAGGTCGCGCCGTTGGGAAACATCACCTGGGACCACTACGCGCGCACGTTCAACACCAACGTCGGCGGAATCATCCTCACCGTCCAGGCCGTCCTTCCCCTGCTCAACGAGGGCGCGTCGGTGATCCTGTGTGGTTCCGCCGGTGACGTGAAGGCCTCGCCGGGCACCAGCGTCTACGCCGCGTCCAAGACCGCCATCCGCTCGTTGGCCCGAAGCTGGGCCGCCGAACTCGTCGACCGCAGGATCCGCGTCAACGTCGTCGCCCCGGGACTCACCGAGACACCCGGGTTGGCCGGCCTCTTCGTGGGCGCCGATGATGCGCTGGAGGACCTCACCGCCACCGTGCCGATGAAGCGGCGCGCGCGCCCGGAGGAAATCGGCAGCGTGATCTCCTTCCTGGCCTCCCCGGGCAGCTCCTATATCACCGGTTCAGAGATCTACGCCGACGGCGGAGCCAGCCAATTCTGATGCCAGGGCGCAATCTTCGAGATTTGAACCAGGACCGCCGCAACATGATTCATCGCAGGCAGAGAACGTAAGGGAATGAAATGGCACCGAATACCCTGACTCGTCGGCTCTCGGCAGCGCTAGGCGGTGCCGCCATCCTCGCGATGATCGGTTTCGCCGCCGCGTGCAGCACCGACAGCGATACGCCCGAGCAGGCGCCCACCACCACGGAACCCACGTTGACCCCGACCGAGAAGTCGATCAACTCCGGGGAAGAGGACTTCACTCCGCCGGTGAAGGCGCCGCAGCAGACGGTCCGGGCACCCAACGCGCCGGTCTTCCGCGACTGAGCGCATCAAGGCCAAAAGGTCTCGTACCACAGGGATACGGCCGGACCGGCGTGGCAGTCCCTTACCGGGACTGGGGGTCGGTGACGATCTCGACGAGCGCCGGTCCAGGGTAGGCAAGAGCCTCGGCGACCGCCGCGGAGAGGTCGGCCGGGTCCTCCACCCGAACACCGTGAGCGCCGCAGTTGCGGGCGAAGGCCGCGAAATCCGGGTTGTGCAGCGAAGTCTGCCATACCGCGTACTCGGCGGCCCGTTGTTCGTCGCTGATCTTCGCGAGTTCGCCGTTGTTGAGCAGGATGTGGGTGATGCTCATCCCGTACTTGACCGCCGTGGTGATCTCGGCCAGATACTGACCGAATCCTCCGTCGCCGGTGACCGTCACGATGGGCCGATCCGGGGCGGCGGCCCAGGCGCCCATGGCGGCGGGGAAGCCGAAGCCGATAGACCCGAGATAGCCCGACATCAGAACCGACTGCTGCTTCGTCTCGAAGTACCGCCCGAACGAGTAGGCGTGATCGCCGACGTCGACGGCGACAACCGCGTCCGCGGGCACCACGTCGTTGAGGGCCTCGATGACCGCCGCCGCGGGTACGCCGCGGTCGGTGCGCGCCGCCGCCCGCCGCGCCTTCTCGCCCCGCCACACGGTCCACCGCTCCGCCACCTCGGTACGCTGGTCGATCAGTTCCGGATGCACGCGCAATTCAGCACACAGAGCAGCGCAGGACATTCCGACGTCACCGAGCAGCGGCACGGTCACCGGCTTGAACCGGCCGAGCGCCAGGGGGTCGGTGTCGACCTGGATGGTCGGCTTGTACGGCGAGATGCCGGTGTGGTCGGAGAACGACGCACCGAACACGAGCAGCAGGTCGGCCTTGTTCATCATCCACGAGGCCACCGGCGTGCCCGAGCGGCCCAGGACACCGCAGGCCAGGGGATGGGCATCGGAGATCTGGCCCTTGGCCTTGAAGGTGGTCAGCACCGGGGCATGCAGCGCCTCGGCCAGGGCGACCGCGGCTTCCATGTCGTGTCTGGCGCCGGCGCCGACGATCACCACGGGACGTTTCGCTGCCGCGATCTGCTGCAGGGCCTGCTGTAGCGGTGCGGTCGGAGGCCCGGTCCGTAGATCCGGCATCCGGCCTTGCGGGCCGGACGCCGGCTGATCGGGCGCCTCCAGCACCTGAACGTCGTCCGGTATGACCAAGTGGCCCACACCCCGTTGGATGATCGCGTGCTTGAGTGCCAGCGTCATGAGTTCGCCGTGTTCTGAACCGGCCCGCACCATTTGGGAGTAGACAGCCACATCGGCGAAGGCAGCGAGCAGGTCGATGTCCTGAAATGCGCCCTTGCCCGCCACTGACGAGTTGACGTTTCCCGATAGTGCCAGCACCGGCACGCGATCAGACTTGGCGTCGTAGAGCCCGGTCAGCAGGTTCGTCGAGCCCGGCCCGGCAATCCCGAAGCACGCCGCGGGTCGCCCGGTGAGCTTTCCGTAGGCAGCGGCGGCGAAGGCCGCGGCTCCTTCGTGCCGGACCCCGAAATACTTCAGTTCCCCGGCCGTTTCCGCGCGGTGCAGCGCCTCGGCGACACCCAGATTGGAGTGGCCGACCATGCCGAACACGGTGTCCACCCCCCACTCGGTCATCGTCTCGACCAAGACGTCACTGATAGTGCGGGTGTGGGGGAGTGGCGGCAGTGCGGCAACGTAGATGCCGTCGTCACGGGCCTCTACGGGATAGGTGGGGACGTCGAAACCCGGTCCGCCCGCGGCGTGGCCGGTGAACGGGTCGAAGTCGAACCCATGCCAGGGGCAGCGGATCTTGTCGTTTTCCACGGTCCCCTGCCCGAGGGGCCCGCCCTGGTGCGGACACCGGTTGTCGATGGCACCGTAGCGGCCGTGCAGTTTGGTCACCGCGACGGTCTTGAGCCCGACCGGGCAGACCCGAACCTCACTGTCGGCAAAGTCGTCCGGCTCGGCGACCTTGTACCAGTAAAGGTTTCGCTTGACGTCGAGACCGTCGAGTTCGTCGGGAGTGTGGTCTGTACTGGTCACAATGGCACCGCCCCTGCATAGGGGACTCCGGACAGATACGCGAAGTCCCGGTCGAATGTTGTGAGATCGTCGACGTCGAAGTCGGCCAGGCGGCGGTGTCCACACGCCCGGGCCAGCACCACCATCAACTCCACGGCGGAGCGCAGGTAGCGATTCAGCCGTTGGGCGGCCGCCGGGACCGGGAGCCGTGCGCGCAGTCGCGGGTCTTGGGTGGCGATGCCCGCAGGGCACGTATTGGTATGGCAGGCGCGCATTCCCACGCACCCGATTGCCTGCAGGGCCGCGTTGGACAAGGCGATGGCGTCGGCACCCAGTGCCAGCGCCTTGACCATGTCGGCCGGGGTGCGGATGCCACCGGTGATCACCAACGTGACGTGACCGGCGTCGGAGGAGTCCAGGTGCCGCCGTGCCCGCGCCAGCGCGGGGATGGTGGGTACGGAGATGTGGTCGCGGAAGATGGTCGGTGCGGCCCCGGTTCCGCCGCCACGGCCGTCGAGGATGAGGTAGTCCACGCCGATCTCCAGCGCGGCGTCGATGTCCTGCTCGATGTGCTGTGCGCTCATCTTGTATCCGACCGGAATTCCGCCGGACTCGTCACGCACCCGCGCGGCGAAGTCCTTGAACTGTGCCAGTGCGTCCCACTCCGGGAACCGCGCCGGCGAGATGGCCGGTGTCCCCGGGGCCAGTCCCCGAACCGCGGCGATGCGGTCGACAACCTTGTTGCCGGGCAGGTGTCCACCGGTGCCGGTCTTGGCGCCCTGGCCGCCTTTGAAGTGAAAGGCCTGCACCTTGGGCAGATGCTCGAAGCTCCAACCGAACCGGCCGGAGGCCAGTTCGTAGAAGTATCTGGAATTCGCCTCTTGCTCTTCGGGAAGCATGCCGCCTTCACCCGAGCAGATTCCGGTGCCGGCGAGTTCCGCTCCGGTGGCGAGGGCGACTTTGGCTTCTTGGGACAGCGCACCGAAGCTCATATCGCTGACGAACAACGGGATGTCGAGGATCAGTGGCCGTGCGGCGCTGGGGCCGATCACCGTTTCGGTGCTGACCGGTTCGTCCTCCAACAGCGGTAGCCGATGCAGCTGGGCGGGCAACAGTTGGATCGAATCCCAGGAGGGGAGCCGATCGCGCGGGACCCCCATCGCGTCCACCGGGCCGTCGGGACCCACCCGGCTGAGGCCATGCGCGGCGAACTCATGAATCTGCGTGACGAACGGTTCTTCGGACGTATCGGTGGGCTTGATCCATGCGCCTTGGTAGCCATCGTCGCTGTACGGTTGCGGGTTCGCGTCGGCGAAAGCGGAGACCGCGGATTCGTCGACGTAGACTTCGCCGCCGGTCACCCAGGCGGGAAACTTCGTCAACGCCACCGACGGGTTGACCGGTGCGATACCGGTGTTGGTGTCGTACCGCCATCCGTGCAGACCGCATACCAAAGTCCCACCCTCGATGTGGCCGTCTGCCATCCGGGCACCGCGATGCGCGCAGCGGCCGTGCAACGCCGAGATGTCATCGCCGACGCGGATCAGGACCACGTCCACGCCCGCGATCCGCACACCGTAGGGTGCCCCCTCGGGGATGTCCGCCAGTCCACCCACGTGGACAACTTTTCCCGCTATTGCGCTCATCGCCCCACCCTTCCGTTGCGTCCGATGCTGTCACGCCCGTGCGGGTGCAACGGCGGTTTGCTGAAATGCTCTGATCCGCTTGATGACTCGGCGGCACAGCACGGGTCGAGACTGAAGAGGGGGCGCGTCACAACTGGCACGAGGAACCCGCCGGCGGAAGTTCGAGGTGGATCAGGTAGTCGGCGGCGATTGCGTTGACACACGAATTGGTACCCGCTGTCACAATCGTGTGCCCTTCCCCCTCGACCGTCAGCAACGCACTGCCCAGCGTCTTCGCCAGGTTGATGCCACCGGCATGGGGCGTGGTGGGATCTCCGGTGATGGACACGACCAATGTCGCTGGGAGGTCGGCGATATCGGTGGCGTAGGGGTAGCCGAGGGTGGGTTCGGCCGGCCAGTGCTCACATCCGTCGCGCGCACCGGTCAGGGTGACGCCGGGATCCATGAACGGTGCCGCCGCAAAGATGGCGGCCCGCAGTTCGTCGCCCTCAGTCTCGCTGAGCCGCTCCTCGTCCATGCAGTTGATCGCGTAGAGCGCCTCGGTGAAATTGGTCCAGCGGCCCTCGGCGTCCCGGAGCGCGAAGTCGTAGTTCAGTTGTAGCAGCTCGTCGCCGCGTCCCTGCGGTAGCTGGGCTATCCCGGCAATGACGCGCGGCCAGGCCGCCTCGGTGTACAGCCCCGAGATCACGCCACCGATCGCTTCGTCGTAGCTCAGCTCGGAGTTCAATGCGGGAACGGGGGTCTCGTAGAGTGGGCGCACGATTTGATGAAATGTCTCGGTGGCGTGGTCCGGGTCGTGGCCCAGCGGACAGACGGCCTGCGTGACGCAGAACGCAGCCATCTCCTCGAAGGACCGCTGAAAACCGGCGAATGCACCGATGCGGCGCTCCGAGGTGCCCTGGTGCGGGTCGATCGCCCCGTCGAGCAACATGGCGCGTACGTTCTGCGGGAACTGCTCGGCGTACACGGCGCCCAGTCGGGTTCCGTAGCTCTGGCCCAGGAAGGTCAACTTCTCGTCGCCGAGGACGGCCCGCAACACATCGACATCCCGAGCCGCATCACGGGTGCCGACACCGGCCAGTACGTCGGCGCCGCCCGAACGCTCGGCGCAACGGTCGACGATTGCTCGGGTATCCGCTTCCGTCCATTGGACAGTCGTGCCCTGGGTACTCAGCAGGACATTGCCCTCGTCGGCTTCAGCGTCGGAGAAGCAATCGATGGCCGGCTCCGACTTGCCTACACCGCGGGGATCCAGCCCGACCAGATCGAAGCTCTCGGTAAGGGGGGTCTTGGCATGTCCCAGCGATGTTGCCGCAGCGGCGAACAGGCCCGGACCACCGGGCCCGCCGGGGTTGATGACCAGCGAGCCGATCGCTTCGCCGCGGGCAGGTACCCGCATGACGGCGAGTCGTGCCGTCTTGCCCGCGGGTTCGCGGTAGTTCAGCGGCACCATCAGACGCCCGCACTCGGCCGCGGGCGCGGCGGCGAATACTGCGGTCTCGATGGATGTCGTGGCGTAGTCCTCGCATGGCTCCCAGGCGATCCGCTGCTCGTAGAACCGGTCCAGCCCACCGGGCGGGGTACTTGCCGGCGCCGACGTACACGCGGTGAGCAACACCGCCGAGCCCAGGGTGAGAGCTCCGGCCGCCTTCTTCACCAGGCGTCGGTTTCGTGCGTGCGGTTCCACTGTGGTCCTTAAGGGAATTGAGCATCGGATATCGGCTGAGGGTGGGTGCTCAACGCGCAGCCGGTGCTGGAATGTCGTGCTGTCTGTGACCGCGAGGAGTGCTCCGGACGCGGGTTGTGATTGGCGGCGGGAGGTAGCCGCGTTCAGCGGCGAGGTCGGCTAGCAGAACCCGCAGCCGCGATCTGCCGCGATGAACTCGCGACATGACGGTGCCCAGCGGCGTGCCCGTGATCGTGCAGATCTCTTTGTGGGGTAGGCCCTCGACATCGGCGTAGTACACCGCCATCCGAAACACCTCAGGCAATTCGTCCAAGGCGGCTCTGATGTCGTTGTCGGGTAGGGATTCCAAGACGACCAATTCCGCCGAGCGGAGCGCTCTCGGCGACCGTCCGGCGTAGGCGGGCAGTTGCCACTCCTCGATGGTGCTCATGACGGTCTCCGTGGGGCGACGCATCCGCTTGCGATGGCCGCTGATGTGCGCGTTCGCCTGGATGCGGAGCAGCCATCCCACGAGATTCGTTCCGGGCTGGTAGCTCCGGAACCCCGCGTATGCGCGGATCATCGTCTCTTGGACCAGATCTTCAGCGTCGGCGCGTTGTTGGGTCATCCGCATCGCCGCGGCGAAGAGTCTGTCCACCAGGGGGATCACCTCGCGTTCGAAACGGGCGGTCAGTTCGTCGTCGTCGTCACGTCGATCAGGCACGCTCATGGGAGTGATTCCTAGGTGTCGTCGGGCAGCGTCAACTCCGGGTGAAGCATGAGAGCCTTTGTTAACCACGGGAGTACGACCGTCGCGGTCGTAGTCTGCGGGGCGAAAGCACTGCACCGAGACCGGTCGTGGGCACGCGGATTCTTTTTCTGTCGGGTGCTTCCTTGCATCTGACAGACAAATTCGTGGGGAAGTTCATGTCGTCGAGCCGGTACCGGATACGATACGGAACGGGTCGTCTCGCGTCAAGACGGGTCGTCCCGTCTTGCGGGGGCGCTGATGCCGGCGGGTCGGTGAATGAAATCGAAGAGCGGCGGCGTTGACCCTCTCGATGCGAACTACCAACACCTGCGCAGCAGCTCGTCGGACGGCTCCGGCGAAGCGGAGGCGCGGGCGCGCCGTCTTGGCCGTGATACTGGCGCTGACCATGACGGCGACCGGTGCGACCGCCGCCTTCCAGTTCGGTGCGCCGTGGGCGATGGGGACAGGCGACCGTAACCACGTGTTCGTGGGCGAGGACGGGTACCAGCGTTACCAGGTG
It encodes the following:
- a CDS encoding FMN-dependent NADH-azoreductase translates to MRTLLHIDSSVRVEGSVSRALTARAAARWLVANPAGTVTYRDLAADPIPHLDGSNGLALMTPPEHHNPAEARTYALSRKLIDEIKAADAVVLGMALYNYAAPSLVKTWVDHIVAGGLSFASDGTGLLSGTEFIVIESRGGGYRGGTPKHGWDHAESWIAHAVSLTGLEPQIIVAELTMAADDARMAHLRPLAQESLERAHAQIDALWDTAGESVA
- a CDS encoding dioxygenase, translated to MTFVTEDNITDLAVKRWSTAYSPRTAELMSVLVRHIHDYAREVALTSEEWMAAIDWLTEVGEISTDKRQEFILASDVFGLSMLVVQMNNRFPAPATPATVLGPFYIDGSPPAPFGFDMSDGVEGTPLFITGTVTDTAGTPIAGAILDVWQADATGTYEAQYTGLDEARLRAKYCTRSDGTYCVRTITPIGYTIPMDGPVGRLISATDISEYRPAHVHCLFEAPGYRTLITHLFRYGTDYLDTDVVFGVKDELVVSFTEHPAGPGPDGRQVDEPFLVARYDFVLHAADPAPSPR
- a CDS encoding helix-turn-helix domain-containing protein, yielding MPSRNTALAEFLRQHRAKVQPRDVGLPTGSRRRVTGLRREEVASLAGISVDYYHRIEQGRERPSDQVLDAIAGTLRLTPDATAYLRHLVAHSTSRRPVVRPRRPVNPALQALIDSWQVSPACIHDGSATVVMANACAAALSASFAVGGNPVRSLFLDEDMREFCRDWEGLTAWAVRWLRDFASHHPDPGMDALIEELCSHSADFRALWATYDVGRHGRGLLLINHPLVGPLDLHFQQLALRGSEYIMVVYWADPGSPSEAALHELSGCQVPDVV
- a CDS encoding TetR/AcrR family transcriptional regulator, producing MPPPDPSRRNEHSRRAILEAALALVGELGYDNVSVEAIAKRAGCGKQTIYRWWPSKGAVVLEAAIQSLNPVVVFPDTGDMVTDLREQLVGIVDLIATTSFGAAYRGVIAAGQSDPDLLQAVFEQVIEPNIKGFTARAALAKQRGEIRPDADVATLRDVLYGVIEYRLFHDMPLEPQHIDALLTLTFDGVR
- a CDS encoding SDR family NAD(P)-dependent oxidoreductase, which translates into the protein MGDPMSVLTGKAALVTGATSGIGRAGARALARDGAHVFLVGRRQDALDDTVTEIGYQKASAIRADVTHPADLARITAAVETRGGGLDIVFANAGVAEVAPLGNITWDHYARTFNTNVGGIILTVQAVLPLLNEGASVILCGSAGDVKASPGTSVYAASKTAIRSLARSWAAELVDRRIRVNVVAPGLTETPGLAGLFVGADDALEDLTATVPMKRRARPEEIGSVISFLASPGSSYITGSEIYADGGASQF
- a CDS encoding thiamine pyrophosphate-dependent enzyme, whose protein sequence is MTSTDHTPDELDGLDVKRNLYWYKVAEPDDFADSEVRVCPVGLKTVAVTKLHGRYGAIDNRCPHQGGPLGQGTVENDKIRCPWHGFDFDPFTGHAAGGPGFDVPTYPVEARDDGIYVAALPPLPHTRTISDVLVETMTEWGVDTVFGMVGHSNLGVAEALHRAETAGELKYFGVRHEGAAAFAAAAYGKLTGRPAACFGIAGPGSTNLLTGLYDAKSDRVPVLALSGNVNSSVAGKGAFQDIDLLAAFADVAVYSQMVRAGSEHGELMTLALKHAIIQRGVGHLVIPDDVQVLEAPDQPASGPQGRMPDLRTGPPTAPLQQALQQIAAAKRPVVIVGAGARHDMEAAVALAEALHAPVLTTFKAKGQISDAHPLACGVLGRSGTPVASWMMNKADLLLVFGASFSDHTGISPYKPTIQVDTDPLALGRFKPVTVPLLGDVGMSCAALCAELRVHPELIDQRTEVAERWTVWRGEKARRAAARTDRGVPAAAVIEALNDVVPADAVVAVDVGDHAYSFGRYFETKQQSVLMSGYLGSIGFGFPAAMGAWAAAPDRPIVTVTGDGGFGQYLAEITTAVKYGMSITHILLNNGELAKISDEQRAAEYAVWQTSLHNPDFAAFARNCGAHGVRVEDPADLSAAVAEALAYPGPALVEIVTDPQSR
- a CDS encoding glutamate synthase-related protein, translated to MSAIAGKVVHVGGLADIPEGAPYGVRIAGVDVVLIRVGDDISALHGRCAHRGARMADGHIEGGTLVCGLHGWRYDTNTGIAPVNPSVALTKFPAWVTGGEVYVDESAVSAFADANPQPYSDDGYQGAWIKPTDTSEEPFVTQIHEFAAHGLSRVGPDGPVDAMGVPRDRLPSWDSIQLLPAQLHRLPLLEDEPVSTETVIGPSAARPLILDIPLFVSDMSFGALSQEAKVALATGAELAGTGICSGEGGMLPEEQEANSRYFYELASGRFGWSFEHLPKVQAFHFKGGQGAKTGTGGHLPGNKVVDRIAAVRGLAPGTPAISPARFPEWDALAQFKDFAARVRDESGGIPVGYKMSAQHIEQDIDAALEIGVDYLILDGRGGGTGAAPTIFRDHISVPTIPALARARRHLDSSDAGHVTLVITGGIRTPADMVKALALGADAIALSNAALQAIGCVGMRACHTNTCPAGIATQDPRLRARLPVPAAAQRLNRYLRSAVELMVVLARACGHRRLADFDVDDLTTFDRDFAYLSGVPYAGAVPL
- a CDS encoding alpha/beta hydrolase; amino-acid sequence: MEPHARNRRLVKKAAGALTLGSAVLLTACTSAPASTPPGGLDRFYEQRIAWEPCEDYATTSIETAVFAAAPAAECGRLMVPLNYREPAGKTARLAVMRVPARGEAIGSLVINPGGPGGPGLFAAAATSLGHAKTPLTESFDLVGLDPRGVGKSEPAIDCFSDAEADEGNVLLSTQGTTVQWTEADTRAIVDRCAERSGGADVLAGVGTRDAARDVDVLRAVLGDEKLTFLGQSYGTRLGAVYAEQFPQNVRAMLLDGAIDPHQGTSERRIGAFAGFQRSFEEMAAFCVTQAVCPLGHDPDHATETFHQIVRPLYETPVPALNSELSYDEAIGGVISGLYTEAAWPRVIAGIAQLPQGRGDELLQLNYDFALRDAEGRWTNFTEALYAINCMDEERLSETEGDELRAAIFAAAPFMDPGVTLTGARDGCEHWPAEPTLGYPYATDIADLPATLVVSITGDPTTPHAGGINLAKTLGSALLTVEGEGHTIVTAGTNSCVNAIAADYLIHLELPPAGSSCQL